The stretch of DNA GCGTAAAACAGATTGTTGTGACTTTAAATCCGGTACCATTTCGTTTTCCTCTGATTTGGCCAGCTCCAAGGCGGAAGCATTTTCTGTGCCAAAGCCATAGTAGCCTTCCCCTGCTTTTTCTGCTTTTTTCCTTCTTGTTTCTAGATAGAGAAGACCAAGTCCTAAGACAAAGATAGCTCCGATAATACCCAGTGTTGGTGCTGCGTAGATATCTGTTTTAAAGAAGTTAATTGGTATAACGTTCTGGATTTGCGGTGTTCCTGGTAAAGCATCCATCGTGAAGGTAAAAGCACCGAGAGCGATGGTTCCGGGAATCAAACGTTTTGGAATGTTTGCTTCTCTAAACATTTGAGCGGCAAATGGATAAATAGCAAATACAGCTACGAATAAGCTTACGCCGCTATAAGTTAAGATAGCACCTAGTAAAATGATGGTTTGCATGGCACGTTTCGCACCAACCCAACGGACAATTGTTTTTGCAATTGATTCTGCAATGCCAGACATCTCAACTACTTTTCCAAAAATCGCGCCTAGTAAAAAGACAGGAAAATAAGATTTAATGAATCCGACCATTTTTTCCATAAATACACCGGAGAAAAACGGTAATACATGGCTTGGGTCAACAAGTAATACGGCTAAAAGTGCGCAGAGCGGTGCAAATAAAATTACAGAGAAACCACGATACGCAACGAACATTAATAGCCCAAGCGACAAAAGAATAATAAATAATTGCATGAAAATCCCCCTTTGGATAATTTGGATAAGCTTCTGTTTCTTGTTAGAAAGCGTTTACATTATGAAGCTTGCTTATATATCTGCAAGTTTTGTGCCAAAATTATAAATTTTTAGATAAATTATTCAGTTCTCCTAGTTTAACACTTTCACATGTTATTTATAAGATTAACACTCTTAATCTCTCTTACTCTTTTTCCGGAATTACGGAATTTCACTAGAAAAAGTTTCCGCGAATGCGGAATTTTCCGTTCTTGCGGAATCTATTCCTGTAAAGGAAGTCTTGAAACACAAAAAGAGCAGCCCCAAAAGGACTGCCCTAAAAAACTCTCTTATTTCTTCTTCGCGTGCTTTCTCATGTCAAAGGCAACCGCTACGACGATGATTAGGCCTTTAACGATGAATTGGATGTATGGGCTAACTCCAAGGAAGGCTAGACCGTAGTTGATGATTTGGAATATAAGAACACCAGTGACAACGCCTGGTACCGTTCCAATACCACCTGATAAAGATACCCCACCGACCACGCAGGCTGCGATGGCATCTAATTCGTACATGTTACCTGTATTGTTTGTCGCACTACCTACACGGCCTGCCTCAAGCGTACCAGAGAAGCCATATAATAGACCTGCGATCATATAGATAATAATAATATTTCTTGCTACGTTAACACCGGAAACCTTTGCTGCTTCAGGATTTCCGCCGATGGCGTACATGTTTTTCCCTAATTGCGTTTTATTCCAAATTACCCAAATAACAATAGTAGCTATAATAGCATAAATAACAAGATAAGGAATTTCATAGGACCCAATTGGAATCCCGCGTTGGGCAAAAGTTGTAAACTTTTCGCTTAATCCACCAATAGGCTGTGCGCCATATGGCGGGCGGTCAAAATAAATGGAAGTTAATCCGTACACACCAATCATCATACCTAAGGTAGCAATGAACGGTGGAACGTGTAATTTTGATACAATGACACCATTCACTGTTGCAATAAGACCTGTTGCAATCATTGCAATAATAATTGGAACAATCAACGGTAACTCCGGTAAATTCGGATACATTTTATACGCGTAATCGCCCGCTTGCAGCATAGATGCTGAGATAACGGCTGCGAGTCCGACCATCCGCCCAGCAGATAAGTCAGTACCAGCTGTAATCAGAATTCCTGCCATCCCTAATGCAATGATAATACGGGAGGAGGATTGGCTTAAAATATTAATCAAGTTTGTGACTGAAAGGAAGTCAGGAGAAGCGACCACGATTCCAATAACAAGTAGGATTAAGAAAACATAAATCACATTATCAAAGAGCAGTTTGGTAATACTGCTTTTTTGTGTAGCTGAGTTTTTCATTTGCATCTCCTCCTAATACAAAGCTGCTAATCGCATGATTTCTTCCTGCGACGTTTTAGCTGTTTCAACGATTCCTGCTGCTTTACCATTACTCATAACTAAAATTCGATCGGTTACACCTAAAAGCTCTGGCATTTCAGAAGAAATCATAATAATTCCCTTGCCTTCAGCTGCTAATTCATTAATTAACTGGTAGATTTCAAACTTCGCCCCCACGTCGATTCCTCTCGTCGGTTCATCCAGTAATAAGATATCTGGTTTGGTTAATAGCCAACGCCCGATAATAACCTTTTGCTGGTTACCGCCTGAAAGACTGCCAATGGACGTTTTTTGTGAAGGCGTTTTTACCTTCATTGAATCAATTACCCATTGGGTATCGTGTTCAACTTTCTTATCAGACAGGAACCCACTTTTCGTTTTATATTGCTTCATGTTAGAAATAATTGAGTTAAAGCTGATACTTAGTTCTGGGAAGATTCCCGTTGATCTTCTTTCTTCCGTAACGAGTGCAAAGCCGTTCCTAATGGCATGCTGTGGCGAATGGTTTTGAATCACCTTGCCATGCAATTCAATTGTTCCAGAGGAGATCCCGCGAATTCCAAATAATGCCTCAACAACCTCTGTCCGCTTTGACCCTACTAATCCAGCAATCCCTAAGATTTCACCTTTACGAAGCTCAAAGTTAATATTTGAAAAAGATGGCTGTGTTTCTGCTGTGAAATCAGAAACCTTTAAAATCTTTTCTCCTGGTTCATTAACCTTCGCTGGGAAGCGCTGCGATAAGTCACGGCCAACCATCAGCTTGATGATTTCATCGGTTGTTAATTCTTTTGCGCTCTTTGTCGCAATATACTGACCGTCACGCATGATCGTTACCTCATCAGAAATCTTTAAGATTTCCTCCATTTTGTGAGAAATATAGATAATCGCCACATTCTCACTTTGAAGCCTTCGGATGATTCTAAAGAGATGATTGACTTCTGTTTCGGTTAAGGATGACGTCGGTTCGTCCATTACGATAATTTTCGAGTGGTATGAAACAGCTTTTGCAATTTCCACCATTTGCATTTCCGAAACGGATAACGTGCTCACCTTACTGCGTGGGTCAATGTTGATATCTAAGCTCTTAAAAATAGCTGCTGTATCCTCGTACATTTTCTTTTCATCGATGAAAATACCTTTTTTCGGATACCGTCCTAGCCAGAGATTATCCATGACATTTTGCTGGCGGACCTGGTTTAATTCTTGGTGCACCATGGAAACGCCGTTTTCAAGTGCCTGCTTTGAATTGGCAAAGGAAACCTCTTTTCCATCAAAAAGAATTTTACCTTCATCCATCGAATAAATGCCGAATAAGCATTTCATTAATGTGGATTTTCCTGCACCATTTTCGCCCATCAAGGCATGTACGGAGCCGGGCTTCACTTTCAAGGAAACATTGTCCAATGCAAGTACTCCAGGGAATCTTTTTGTGATATTGAGCATTTCAAGTAGATTGGCAGTACTGGATTCTGACATGAGCGAACCTCCTTACTAACTATTTAAAAATAAGAGAAGCACCTGCGAAGTGCGTCCCATTTTTTGATAAAAAAATTCAGATGCTACGGTGTCCCGCTCCAAATCGTGGTAGCATGACCCCGAACGAAAGAAAAGAAGATTCCTTTCCTTCGTTCGAAGAGCGCCAAGAGCTGAATAGAATCAGCCCTGGACCAGCGCTTCGACTAAATCTTACTTATATGCATCCTTACCAACTTGGATGTTGTCTTTTGTTACTTCTACGTAAGGAACACGAACAGCTTTCTTGTCGTCAAGCTTCCACTCTGTTCCGTCTAATACGTCTTTACCGCTCGCAGCATTCGTAGCAAGCTCAATTGTTGCTTTACCTTGGTTTTTCGCGTCATTTAACACGGTACCAACCATCTTGCCTTTTTCAATCATTTCTAATGCTTCAGGAATCGCATCAACACCTACAACTGGCATGAACTTATCGCCGGAGAAGTAGCCACCCTTTTCAAGAGAAGCAATCGCACCTAATGCCATACCATCGTTGTTAGCGATTACGAATTCGATTTTGTCATTGTATTTTGCTAACCAAGCGTCCATTTTTTCAGTTGCTTTTGTTGCATCCCACATCGCTGTATCCATTGCTAATTCTTCTACTTGGATGCCTTTTTCTTTTACAGTATCAACTGCATACTTTGTACGTGCTTCTGCATCTGGGTGTCCTGGCTCACCTTTTAATAGTACATATTGAAGTTTGCCGTCACCGTTTTTGTCCCACTTATCTTTGTTCGCTTCCCAAGCTTTTGCAATCAGTTCACCTTGGATGACACCAGATTCAGATGAAGTGGTTCCTACATAGTAAGCTTTATCGTAGCCTGCAAGTACACTTGCATCTGGCTCTTTATTGAAGAAGATAACTGGAATATTCTTTGGTTTTGCTTTATCAATAATAGTTTGAGCTGCTTTTGGATCTACTAGGTTAATAGCTAGAGATTTTGCACCTTTCGCAATCAATGTATCTACTTGCTCAATTTGTTTTGCTTGATCGTTTTGAGAGTCATTCAACATTAGGTTTACTTTACCTTTTGCTGAATTTTCCATTGCACGACGTACATAGGACATGAAGTTGTCGTCAAATTTGTAGATGGTTGCACCAACAGCCGGAAGACCGCCGTCCTTACCTTTACCAGAATCAGAACCGCTAGTTGAACTGCTGCAACCTGCGGCTAATAGAATACTAGATGCAATTGTTAAAGATAGAACCAACCCTTTTTTCTTCTTAAGCATGTGATCATTCTCCTTTTTCCTTTTGATAAAGACTAACGGTGCTTAACTAGCCTACGTGTAAGCCCTTACACATATGTTAGCATCAGGAGAACCACTGCAATAGTTCCAAACTATAGCACATTTTTGTGAATACCTAGACATTTTTGCAAACGATTACAATTTTCTGATAGTTAAATCCTATTCTTATTAAAAAATGCGAGGCGGACTCCTTTGCTTGGAGTCCGCCTCACACTGAAATCTTATTGACTAACAGTTGCTTTTCGAAATTCTGACGGCGATAAGCCGGTTTGTTTTTTAAAGACACGGCTGAAGTAATTTGGGTCTTTGTAGCCGACGGAGTAGCATATTTCCTTTAAGCTTTTTCCCGGATCCACCATTTCTGCTTTGGCGTGCTGGATCCTAATCTCCGTCAGATAATCAATAAATGTCATCCCAAAACGATCTTTAAATAATTTGCTTAAATAAAACGGACTTAATTCCACAAATTCCGCCACTGATTCTAACGTAATCGAATCGGCAAAATGCTTCTCAATATATTCCTTGGCTTTATGTAGCATACCCTTAGCATGATTATTTCTCCACACCTGCACATGATGAACGACTGATAATAAATGAGATTTTCCTTTTTCAAAAATCACCTTGCTATCCTCAGATACATCAATAGTCGGTGTTTGTTCATAGCTGATGCCTAAATCATGAAGCATGCGCGACAGCAGAATAAACAATTCATCGAATGACTTTTTCACTAGAACTGCGTTTACGTTTTTATCATCTGCATGCTTAGCAACAAACGTATCAAAAATATATAAAACTTGATTGATGTCCCCCTGACGGACCGCCTCTAACAATTTTTTCTCTACTTCAAGTACACCATTTTCCAGGTTTTCTTGGGATGACCCTTGTTTGACCCCAATGATATACTTACGGTTCGGTGTTTTTAATAGCTGTTTTAGGGCCAATACAGCTTCATGATAGGATTGATTTAACTCATGGGCATGATTATAAGGGAGTCCCACCCCTATTCGTAGTTCTGCCTGGAAAGATTCTTTTTGAAACAAGTGGTGCAGCCTCTCAACGATCACCTGTGCACTCGTTTTAAAGTTTGGTTTTTCCCCAGTCTTTTTACATAAAAATAAAACTGGTACTTGTGATTCAGTTAATTGCCCAATCATCATCTCTTCATTTTTCACTACTGATTTTTGTACTTCCTTCAGCCACATATACCAATTCTGCCTATCGCTGATTGAAAGCTCGGATGGTCCTTTTGGCTGCAGCGAGAGCAGCATAATGTATCCAGAGGTAATCTCTACCCCTAATAATTGCCCCCACTCATCGAACGTAATATCTCGAACCGAATTAACTAATAGAGAAGATACCCACTCTTTTTGAGCGATAGATACGGCACGCTCGAGGTTATCTCTTAAGCTTTGCTGTTCTTCTCTAAGTTTCCGCTCCTCTAAGATATCACTAGAAACACGTGCAACTGCCTCCAGGATATCTTGTTTACTGCTCGGTTTGAGGATATATTCTTTGACACCCTGCTGCATCACTTCTTTGGCATATTCAAATGTATTAAAAGCAGAAACCATAATAAAGCGGATCCCTGGGTCCATTTTTCTAATTTCCTTAACCGCCTGAACTCCATCCACACCGGGCATTTTAATATCCATAAAAATAATATCAGGTCTGTGTTCTGCAGCCATTTCTATTGCTTTCCTGCCATTGGGAGCTTCCCCAATGACCCTTACGTCCTTTAAGGAGCTGTTAATAATTTTCGTTAATGCTTTCCGCTCTATCACTTCATCATCCACTATAAGAATATTTAACAAGCTCGCTTCCCCCTTTTTCCGCAATAGGAATGGTCAGTCTAAAATTGGTTCCCTTAGATAGCTCTGATTCGATTTCAACAATGTCATTTCGCTGATAAAAAAGCTGCAGTCTTCTTATGACGTTTTTGACGCCAATTCCATTTGAATGATCTTTTGCCTTTTCAG from Bacillus sp. SLBN-46 encodes:
- a CDS encoding GntP family permease; amino-acid sequence: MQLFIILLSLGLLMFVAYRGFSVILFAPLCALLAVLLVDPSHVLPFFSGVFMEKMVGFIKSYFPVFLLGAIFGKVVEMSGIAESIAKTIVRWVGAKRAMQTIILLGAILTYSGVSLFVAVFAIYPFAAQMFREANIPKRLIPGTIALGAFTFTMDALPGTPQIQNVIPINFFKTDIYAAPTLGIIGAIFVLGLGLLYLETRRKKAEKAGEGYYGFGTENASALELAKSEENEMVPDLKSQQSVLRQIMAFVPLVLVGVTNKLFITYIPKWYPNGFDFTAIGLNAYTVDVKAVAAIWAVELALVVGIVTSLAFDWKRVTVNFKEGLNLSIAGALLATMNTGAEYGFGGVISSLPGFAKISDAISSTFTNPLVNGAVTTSSLAGITGSASGGMGIALGAMAEKYNQAIAAAHIPPEVMHRVVAMASGGMDTLPHNGAVITLLAVTGLTHKQSYRDIFAVTVIKTVAVFFVIAIYSMFNII
- the mglA gene encoding galactose/methyl galactoside ABC transporter ATP-binding protein MglA, with the translated sequence MSESSTANLLEMLNITKRFPGVLALDNVSLKVKPGSVHALMGENGAGKSTLMKCLFGIYSMDEGKILFDGKEVSFANSKQALENGVSMVHQELNQVRQQNVMDNLWLGRYPKKGIFIDEKKMYEDTAAIFKSLDINIDPRSKVSTLSVSEMQMVEIAKAVSYHSKIIVMDEPTSSLTETEVNHLFRIIRRLQSENVAIIYISHKMEEILKISDEVTIMRDGQYIATKSAKELTTDEIIKLMVGRDLSQRFPAKVNEPGEKILKVSDFTAETQPSFSNINFELRKGEILGIAGLVGSKRTEVVEALFGIRGISSGTIELHGKVIQNHSPQHAIRNGFALVTEERRSTGIFPELSISFNSIISNMKQYKTKSGFLSDKKVEHDTQWVIDSMKVKTPSQKTSIGSLSGGNQQKVIIGRWLLTKPDILLLDEPTRGIDVGAKFEIYQLINELAAEGKGIIMISSEMPELLGVTDRILVMSNGKAAGIVETAKTSQEEIMRLAALY
- a CDS encoding response regulator — encoded protein: MLNILIVDDEVIERKALTKIINSSLKDVRVIGEAPNGRKAIEMAAEHRPDIIFMDIKMPGVDGVQAVKEIRKMDPGIRFIMVSAFNTFEYAKEVMQQGVKEYILKPSSKQDILEAVARVSSDILEERKLREEQQSLRDNLERAVSIAQKEWVSSLLVNSVRDITFDEWGQLLGVEITSGYIMLLSLQPKGPSELSISDRQNWYMWLKEVQKSVVKNEEMMIGQLTESQVPVLFLCKKTGEKPNFKTSAQVIVERLHHLFQKESFQAELRIGVGLPYNHAHELNQSYHEAVLALKQLLKTPNRKYIIGVKQGSSQENLENGVLEVEKKLLEAVRQGDINQVLYIFDTFVAKHADDKNVNAVLVKKSFDELFILLSRMLHDLGISYEQTPTIDVSEDSKVIFEKGKSHLLSVVHHVQVWRNNHAKGMLHKAKEYIEKHFADSITLESVAEFVELSPFYLSKLFKDRFGMTFIDYLTEIRIQHAKAEMVDPGKSLKEICYSVGYKDPNYFSRVFKKQTGLSPSEFRKATVSQ
- the mglB gene encoding galactose/glucose ABC transporter substrate-binding protein MglB; protein product: MLKKKKGLVLSLTIASSILLAAGCSSSTSGSDSGKGKDGGLPAVGATIYKFDDNFMSYVRRAMENSAKGKVNLMLNDSQNDQAKQIEQVDTLIAKGAKSLAINLVDPKAAQTIIDKAKPKNIPVIFFNKEPDASVLAGYDKAYYVGTTSSESGVIQGELIAKAWEANKDKWDKNGDGKLQYVLLKGEPGHPDAEARTKYAVDTVKEKGIQVEELAMDTAMWDATKATEKMDAWLAKYNDKIEFVIANNDGMALGAIASLEKGGYFSGDKFMPVVGVDAIPEALEMIEKGKMVGTVLNDAKNQGKATIELATNAASGKDVLDGTEWKLDDKKAVRVPYVEVTKDNIQVGKDAYK
- the mglC gene encoding galactose/methyl galactoside ABC transporter permease MglC; its protein translation is MKNSATQKSSITKLLFDNVIYVFLILLVIGIVVASPDFLSVTNLINILSQSSSRIIIALGMAGILITAGTDLSAGRMVGLAAVISASMLQAGDYAYKMYPNLPELPLIVPIIIAMIATGLIATVNGVIVSKLHVPPFIATLGMMIGVYGLTSIYFDRPPYGAQPIGGLSEKFTTFAQRGIPIGSYEIPYLVIYAIIATIVIWVIWNKTQLGKNMYAIGGNPEAAKVSGVNVARNIIIIYMIAGLLYGFSGTLEAGRVGSATNNTGNMYELDAIAACVVGGVSLSGGIGTVPGVVTGVLIFQIINYGLAFLGVSPYIQFIVKGLIIVVAVAFDMRKHAKKK